The following proteins are encoded in a genomic region of Arcobacter cloacae:
- the feoB gene encoding ferrous iron transport protein B, whose translation MKNKIIKIALVGQPNVGKSMLINSLSNAKLKVGNFSGVTVTKEEVFLEYKNYTIQIIDLPGAYSLNNYTLEEKVTKEFLDNSSYDIILNVLDSTNLQRNLLLTSELLALDKKMIIALNMWDEAQKESISIDEIQLSKILGKPCIKTSAAKKIGIIKLLDEIISKYESEKLPSKLFFSDVIEEEIEKICELLKDCNYKTKDSFRQIAIKLLKEDKTIYKLFHDEPIWIKLQSLLNESFNHLYIHFETKNIEDIFNDEKFAFAKGAFFETVKQKNIDKKTLTERFDDILIHKFFGLPIFLFLMWGLFQLTFEIGNIPMDLIDAFFANIINNTKEILGENQLSSIIGDGIIAGVGSVILFLPNIVILFFGIALLETTGYMSRVAFLLDGFFHKFGLHGKSFIPLVTGFGCSVPAYMAARTLKNEKDRLLTLFIIGFMSCGARLPIYVLFVGAFFSEQNAGNILFLIYISGAILGLFAAKILKIIVFKSEDEPFVMEMPKYRVPSFKLIWHTVSNQAMMYLKKAGTYILAASLLIWFASNYPKHLEIEEIYNQKIELAINEEEKIKLQNELSLYNLENSFLGYVGKFTEPLFSPLGFDWKMSVALETGLAAKEIVVSTLSILYGLGENSDESSNSLIEKIKNNIPFASAISFIVFVMIYLPCLAASMVFVKEAGNWKYLVYLFIFTTSTAWILSFIAYNITKLVMS comes from the coding sequence ATGAAAAATAAAATAATAAAAATTGCATTGGTTGGACAACCAAATGTTGGTAAATCAATGCTTATTAATTCTCTTTCAAATGCAAAATTAAAAGTTGGTAATTTCTCAGGTGTAACTGTAACAAAAGAAGAAGTTTTTTTAGAATATAAAAACTATACTATTCAAATTATTGATTTACCTGGTGCATACTCTTTAAATAATTATACTTTAGAAGAGAAAGTTACAAAAGAGTTTTTAGATAATTCATCTTATGATATTATTTTAAATGTTTTAGACTCCACAAACTTACAAAGAAATCTTTTATTAACTTCAGAACTATTAGCCTTAGATAAAAAAATGATAATAGCTTTAAATATGTGGGATGAAGCACAAAAAGAATCAATATCAATAGATGAAATACAACTAAGTAAAATTCTTGGAAAACCTTGTATTAAAACAAGTGCTGCAAAAAAAATTGGAATAATAAAACTTTTAGATGAAATAATATCAAAATATGAAAGTGAAAAACTTCCATCAAAACTATTTTTTTCAGATGTAATAGAAGAAGAGATAGAAAAAATTTGTGAATTACTAAAAGATTGCAATTATAAAACAAAAGATAGTTTTAGACAAATTGCTATAAAACTTCTAAAAGAAGATAAGACCATTTATAAATTATTCCATGATGAACCAATTTGGATTAAATTACAAAGCTTATTAAATGAATCTTTTAATCATTTATATATTCATTTTGAAACAAAAAATATAGAAGATATTTTTAATGATGAAAAATTTGCATTTGCAAAAGGTGCATTTTTTGAAACAGTTAAACAAAAAAATATTGATAAAAAAACTTTAACTGAAAGATTTGATGATATTTTAATTCACAAATTTTTTGGTCTTCCTATATTTTTATTTTTAATGTGGGGATTATTTCAATTAACTTTTGAAATAGGAAATATTCCTATGGATTTAATTGATGCTTTTTTTGCAAATATTATTAATAACACAAAAGAAATTTTAGGAGAAAATCAACTCTCATCTATTATTGGTGATGGAATAATAGCTGGTGTTGGATCTGTTATCTTGTTTTTACCCAATATTGTAATCTTATTTTTTGGAATTGCCTTACTTGAAACAACTGGATATATGAGTAGAGTTGCTTTTTTATTAGATGGTTTTTTTCATAAATTCGGACTTCATGGAAAATCTTTTATTCCATTAGTTACAGGATTTGGATGTTCAGTTCCTGCATATATGGCTGCTCGAACACTTAAAAATGAAAAAGATAGATTACTAACTCTATTTATTATAGGCTTTATGTCTTGTGGAGCTAGGCTTCCTATTTATGTACTTTTTGTAGGAGCATTTTTTAGCGAACAAAATGCTGGGAATATACTCTTTTTGATATATATAAGTGGTGCAATTTTAGGTCTATTTGCAGCAAAAATACTTAAAATTATTGTATTTAAAAGTGAAGATGAACCATTTGTTATGGAGATGCCAAAATATAGAGTTCCATCATTTAAACTCATTTGGCACACAGTTTCAAATCAAGCCATGATGTATTTAAAAAAAGCAGGAACTTATATACTTGCAGCATCTTTACTTATTTGGTTTGCAAGTAACTATCCAAAACATCTTGAAATTGAAGAAATTTATAATCAAAAAATAGAGTTAGCAATAAATGAAGAAGAAAAAATAAAACTACAAAATGAGTTAAGTTTGTACAATCTTGAAAACTCTTTTTTAGGATATGTAGGAAAATTCACAGAACCTTTATTTTCTCCTTTAGGATTCGATTGGAAAATGTCTGTGGCTCTTGAAACAGGACTTGCTGCAAAAGAAATAGTAGTTTCTACTTTATCAATTCTTTATGGATTAGGGGAAAACAGTGATGAATCTTCAAATAGTCTAATAGAAAAGATAAAAAACAATATTCCATTTGCTTCTGCTATTTCATTTATAGTATTTGTTATGATTTATTTGCCTTGTTTAGCTGCATCTATGGTATTTGTAAAAGAGGCTGGAAATTGGAAGTATTTAGTTTATCTATTTATTTTTACCACATCAACTGCATGGATTTTATCTTTTATTGCTTATAATATAACAAAATTAGTAATGAGTTAA
- a CDS encoding Fur family transcriptional regulator, with protein sequence MLNENNTNEEIIDELKKIVKQKGLKYTEQREIVLSILLHAKEHLTAEEVYNQIKKDCPDSNIGIATVYRALSFLEEVDLITSITFGTDGKKYESNAKSHHDHLICTNCGKIVEFIDDEIEKRQDKIAKKNKFKISSHSMQLYGTCENCQEA encoded by the coding sequence ATGCTAAATGAAAATAACACTAATGAAGAAATAATTGATGAATTAAAGAAGATAGTAAAACAAAAAGGTCTTAAATATACTGAACAAAGAGAGATTGTTTTAAGTATTTTACTACATGCAAAAGAACATTTGACTGCGGAAGAAGTTTATAATCAAATAAAAAAAGATTGTCCAGATTCAAATATTGGAATAGCTACTGTATATCGAGCACTTAGTTTTTTAGAAGAAGTTGACTTAATCACTTCTATTACATTTGGAACAGATGGGAAAAAATATGAGAGTAATGCAAAATCTCATCATGACCATTTAATTTGTACAAATTGTGGGAAGATAGTTGAGTTTATTGATGACGAAATAGAAAAAAGACAAGATAAAATAGCTAAAAAAAATAAGTTTAAAATATCAAGTCACTCTATGCAACTTTACGGAACTTGTGAAAATTGTCAAGAAGCTTAG
- a CDS encoding flavodoxin produces the protein MSTAIFFASSTGNSEEIANKIATNLGGIEVFDLAGTKVDKINDYDKIILGGSTWGDGELNDDWEDAWGDFCKLDLSNKTIALFGLGDQESYSDEFCSAMGLIYEHISQTNAKIIGFTSTEGYYHDGSKAQIEDKFVGLVIDEDNQSDLTQERIENWVNEIKEDIL, from the coding sequence ATGTCAACAGCTATATTTTTTGCAAGTAGCACAGGAAATTCAGAAGAGATTGCTAATAAAATCGCAACTAACCTTGGAGGAATTGAAGTATTTGATTTAGCAGGTACAAAAGTAGATAAGATAAATGATTATGACAAGATAATTCTTGGAGGTTCTACTTGGGGTGATGGTGAATTAAATGATGATTGGGAAGATGCTTGGGGTGATTTTTGTAAATTAGATTTATCAAATAAAACTATTGCTTTATTTGGTTTAGGGGATCAAGAGAGTTATAGTGATGAATTTTGTAGTGCAATGGGACTTATTTATGAACATATAAGTCAAACTAATGCAAAAATCATAGGATTTACTTCAACTGAAGGTTACTATCATGATGGTTCAAAAGCTCAAATTGAAGATAAATTTGTTGGTTTAGTAATTGATGAAGATAATCAAAGTGATTTAACTCAAGAGAGAATTGAAAACTGGGTAAACGAAATAAAAGAAGATATTTTATAA
- a CDS encoding FeoA family protein, which translates to MTLDKLKLNEKAIITSINCDDILKNRLYSFGIIKGSTLKVVAFTLTKSTIEIKINQTKVALRLSEANKIEVEYEK; encoded by the coding sequence ATGACTTTGGATAAATTAAAACTTAATGAAAAAGCAATAATTACCTCAATAAATTGTGATGATATACTTAAAAACAGGCTTTATTCCTTTGGAATAATAAAAGGTTCAACTTTAAAAGTAGTTGCTTTTACTCTTACAAAAAGTACTATAGAGATAAAAATAAATCAAACAAAAGTAGCGCTAAGATTAAGTGAGGCTAATAAAATAGAAGTAGAATATGAAAAATAA